A single Tenacibaculum sp. Bg11-29 DNA region contains:
- a CDS encoding SDR family NAD(P)-dependent oxidoreductase, which translates to MQQTALITGATSGIGKETARIFAKNNINLIICGRRTEKLQALQQELSALTKVHTLQFDVRYKEQVQEAIDSLPDAFKHIDILINNAGNAHGLSSIQEGSIDDWDAMIDGNVKGLLYVSKAIIPQMVDRNNGFILNIGSIAGKDVYPNGNVYCASKFAVNALNKGMRIDLNKHNIRVSAIHPGLVETEFSDVRFKGDTDKAKTVYQGYKALQPEDIADIIYFVISRPYHVNIEDLVVYPTAQATATILNKNI; encoded by the coding sequence ATGCAACAAACCGCTTTAATTACTGGAGCAACTTCGGGTATTGGTAAAGAAACCGCTCGTATTTTTGCTAAAAACAACATTAACCTTATTATTTGTGGAAGGCGCACCGAAAAACTACAAGCTCTTCAACAAGAGCTATCAGCCTTAACAAAAGTACATACATTACAATTTGATGTTCGTTATAAAGAACAAGTACAAGAGGCTATTGACAGCTTACCTGATGCGTTTAAACATATTGATATTCTTATTAATAATGCTGGTAATGCACATGGCTTAAGTAGTATTCAAGAAGGAAGTATTGATGATTGGGATGCAATGATTGATGGAAACGTAAAAGGTTTATTGTATGTTTCGAAAGCAATCATACCTCAAATGGTTGATAGAAACAACGGATTTATTCTTAATATTGGATCTATTGCAGGTAAAGACGTGTATCCTAATGGAAATGTGTATTGCGCCTCAAAGTTTGCTGTAAACGCTTTAAATAAAGGAATGCGTATTGATTTAAACAAACACAATATTAGAGTTTCTGCTATTCATCCAGGATTGGTAGAAACCGAATTTTCAGATGTTCGTTTTAAAGGAGATACAGATAAAGCAAAAACCGTATACCAAGGTTATAAAGCATTACAACCTGAGGATATTGCTGATATTATTTACTTTGTTATTAGCAGACCATATCATGTAAATATTGAAGATTTAGTTGTTTATCCTACTGCACAAGCCACAGCAACGATATTAAATAAAAATATATAA
- a CDS encoding GH92 family glycosyl hydrolase → MKKYLSFLVIFSLCLFMVSCKQKLKESVVEQEHKKDFTKHVNPLIGTSKMGHVFPGATAPFGMVQLSPQTNFEVMFNKDGSYNSKTYEYCAGYQYKDSTIIGFAHTNFSGTGHADLGDFLVMPTTGKLILEPLKTKENTKGFYSTFSHDTEKASPGYYNVNLDSYNIKAELTASERVGFHQYTFPKSNDSHIILDLVYNIYHHDNKNVWTFIRVENDSLITGYRQTKGWARTKKVFFAMQFSKPFKSYGHKKYNKETYDGFYRRFKQNENFPEMAGKDIRAYFNFDTEEGEKVNIKFALSPVSTNGALNNLKEEIPHWNFDKTKEETKDKWNKELGKIDVETITEKEKTTFYTALYHTNLSPILYEDVDGKYRGLDQNIYTSKGFTNYTIFSLWDTYRALHPLYNITQPKRNNDMIKSMLAHHDQSVHNMLPIWSHYSNENWCMIGYHATSVIADALVKNVGDFDVNHALKASTNTATVRYFDGIGDYIDYKYVPEDKSHSSVSKTLEYAYNDWCIAQIAKKVGKTDVEKEYLTRAEYYKNVYDPTIGFMRPKLSDGTFRKNFDPMDTHGQGFIEGNAWNYGLYVPQNIDKMIEMMGGKEKFSNQLDELFTTEIADKYIANHEDITRDGIIGNYVHGNEPGHHIPYLYNWTGHPKKTQQRVRMIMDTMYGDTVDGLCGNDDAGQMSAWYIFSSLGFYPVTPGSPYYAIGSPNIKEATIYLENGKTLKITAKNQSKENVFVKSIKVNGKKIINNVLSHDAIVNGGEIVFEMSKE, encoded by the coding sequence ATGAAAAAATATTTATCGTTTTTAGTGATCTTTAGTTTGTGTTTATTTATGGTAAGCTGTAAACAAAAGTTAAAAGAAAGTGTAGTAGAACAAGAACATAAAAAAGATTTTACAAAACATGTAAATCCTTTAATTGGAACTAGTAAAATGGGACATGTATTTCCTGGAGCAACAGCTCCTTTTGGAATGGTACAATTAAGTCCGCAAACTAATTTTGAAGTTATGTTTAATAAAGACGGTAGTTATAATAGTAAAACGTATGAATATTGTGCGGGTTACCAATACAAAGATTCAACAATTATAGGTTTTGCTCACACTAATTTTAGTGGAACAGGACATGCCGATTTAGGTGATTTTTTAGTAATGCCAACTACGGGGAAATTAATTTTAGAACCTTTAAAAACGAAAGAGAATACCAAAGGGTTTTATTCAACATTTTCACACGATACAGAAAAAGCGTCTCCTGGTTATTACAATGTTAATTTAGATAGTTACAATATAAAGGCTGAATTAACAGCTAGTGAACGTGTAGGTTTTCATCAATATACATTTCCTAAATCTAACGACTCTCATATTATTTTAGATTTAGTTTATAATATATACCATCATGATAATAAAAATGTATGGACATTTATTCGTGTTGAAAATGATAGTTTAATAACTGGTTATAGACAAACAAAAGGGTGGGCAAGAACAAAAAAAGTGTTTTTCGCAATGCAGTTTTCTAAACCATTTAAAAGTTATGGTCATAAAAAATACAATAAAGAAACGTATGATGGTTTTTATAGACGTTTTAAACAAAATGAAAATTTTCCTGAAATGGCAGGAAAAGATATAAGAGCCTATTTTAATTTTGATACTGAAGAAGGTGAAAAAGTGAACATAAAATTTGCATTATCTCCAGTAAGTACCAATGGTGCTTTAAACAATTTAAAAGAAGAAATTCCGCATTGGAATTTTGACAAAACAAAAGAAGAAACAAAAGATAAATGGAATAAGGAGTTAGGAAAAATTGATGTAGAAACGATTACTGAAAAAGAGAAGACTACTTTTTATACGGCTTTATACCACACTAATTTATCACCTATTTTGTATGAAGATGTTGATGGGAAATACCGAGGACTAGATCAAAATATATACACTTCAAAAGGTTTTACTAATTATACCATATTTTCTCTTTGGGATACTTACAGAGCGCTTCACCCATTATATAATATAACGCAACCAAAGCGAAACAATGACATGATAAAATCGATGTTAGCACATCATGATCAAAGTGTGCATAACATGTTACCAATATGGAGTCATTATTCTAATGAAAACTGGTGTATGATTGGGTATCATGCAACTTCAGTTATTGCAGATGCATTAGTAAAAAACGTGGGAGATTTTGATGTAAATCATGCACTTAAAGCATCAACAAATACAGCTACTGTTCGATATTTTGATGGTATTGGAGATTATATAGATTATAAATATGTTCCGGAAGATAAAAGCCACTCTTCCGTATCAAAAACACTAGAATATGCATACAATGATTGGTGTATTGCTCAAATTGCAAAAAAGGTTGGAAAGACTGACGTAGAAAAAGAGTATTTAACAAGAGCTGAATATTATAAAAATGTTTATGACCCAACAATTGGATTTATGCGTCCTAAATTATCTGATGGTACTTTTAGAAAAAACTTTGACCCAATGGATACTCATGGGCAAGGTTTTATTGAAGGAAATGCATGGAATTATGGATTATATGTTCCTCAAAACATTGATAAAATGATTGAAATGATGGGTGGTAAAGAAAAATTTAGTAATCAACTAGATGAATTATTTACGACTGAAATAGCTGATAAATACATAGCAAATCATGAAGATATTACTCGTGATGGAATTATAGGAAATTATGTTCATGGTAACGAGCCAGGTCATCACATTCCGTATTTATATAATTGGACAGGGCATCCTAAAAAAACGCAGCAAAGAGTACGTATGATAATGGATACTATGTATGGAGATACTGTTGATGGTTTGTGTGGTAATGATGATGCAGGTCAAATGAGTGCTTGGTACATATTTAGTAGTTTAGGATTTTATCCTGTAACGCCAGGGTCGCCATATTATGCAATAGGAAGCCCCAATATTAAAGAGGCTACAATTTATTTAGAAAACGGTAAAACTTTAAAAATTACAGCTAAAAACCAAAGTAAAGAAAATGTATTTGTAAAAAGTATAAAAGTAAATGGTAAGAAAATAATCAACAATGTACTTTCTCATGATGCTATTGTAAATGGTGGAGAAATCGTTTTTGAAATGAGTAAAGAGTAA
- a CDS encoding ATP-binding protein — MINKRLLIKNLLSHNNENSFYDKKQKLSLNSKEGKAKFIKHVCALSNSNPNNNSYIIIGVEDEENKILGVDFYDDSKIQNLINAYLNNPPKIEYENVPFPRLPRHKVIGLVTIYPNNQITSLLKNTWKYCKNTIFFRRGSNSMPSEGNFTLNDVNTTIVAAIEKNASNNIKLTLDGVFDFINNHKPEYNPKYKVFNEQFVLCWAGKKKLINKEIFYTRVDIELINEQVRLFFSALDDVQITYNEQSFIITEYIVLGIDESKKHYPLEKTIIHFKGNGKHDIVTEFLFEAPIYNSTILNHIYDNNNRIITKILNNKTLSTTESENVYKLPTFYLICYLNGFLEAPQQLKKAKNYIKGLEDKTTYIKYKEAMRVLRKVRYS, encoded by the coding sequence GTGATTAACAAACGGCTTTTAATTAAAAACCTACTTTCTCATAATAATGAAAATAGTTTTTATGATAAAAAACAAAAGCTATCCTTAAATTCAAAAGAAGGAAAGGCTAAGTTTATAAAACACGTTTGTGCCTTATCTAACTCAAACCCTAATAATAATTCATATATTATTATTGGGGTTGAAGATGAAGAAAATAAAATCCTAGGAGTTGATTTTTACGATGATAGTAAAATTCAGAATTTAATAAACGCTTACTTAAATAATCCTCCAAAAATTGAATATGAAAATGTTCCTTTCCCCCGTTTACCTCGTCATAAAGTAATAGGTTTGGTTACTATTTATCCGAATAATCAAATTACATCACTTTTAAAAAACACTTGGAAATACTGTAAAAACACTATTTTTTTTCGCAGAGGAAGTAATTCAATGCCCTCTGAAGGTAATTTTACCTTAAATGATGTAAATACTACTATTGTAGCTGCAATTGAAAAAAATGCTAGCAATAATATAAAACTAACCCTCGATGGAGTTTTTGATTTTATCAATAATCACAAACCTGAGTACAATCCAAAATACAAAGTATTTAACGAACAATTTGTATTGTGTTGGGCTGGAAAAAAGAAACTAATTAACAAGGAAATATTTTATACTAGAGTAGATATTGAATTGATAAATGAACAGGTTCGTTTATTTTTTTCTGCTTTAGATGATGTGCAAATTACCTATAACGAACAATCGTTTATAATTACCGAATACATTGTTTTAGGTATTGACGAAAGCAAAAAACATTATCCGTTAGAAAAAACAATTATTCATTTTAAAGGTAATGGAAAACACGATATTGTTACCGAATTTTTGTTTGAAGCACCTATATACAACTCTACTATTTTAAATCATATTTACGATAATAACAATCGTATTATTACCAAAATATTGAATAATAAAACACTTTCAACAACTGAGAGTGAAAATGTTTACAAGCTACCTACCTTCTATTTAATATGTTATTTAAACGGATTTTTAGAAGCTCCTCAACAACTAAAAAAAGCAAAAAATTATATTAAAGGTTTAGAAGACAAAACTACTTATATAAAATACAAGGAAGCAATGCGTGTATTACGCAAAGTTAGATATAGTTAA
- a CDS encoding methyltransferase domain-containing protein, which yields MDFFISTKNRTDKEEMMDDFSIGGDLLRDTLDKLEYINRWLGGNLVTVNSLKKILRNHPKEQEISIVDIGCGHGDILRDVAKYGRKNGYKMKLIGVDANTTAIEYANELSKNYPELTFKTEDIFSDDFKNRKIDVVMATLFFHHFKEDQLVSFLKDTLKQVKIGIVVNDLHRHKLAYYLFMLLSIFIKNKMIINDGLISVLRGFKRIDLIKISQKLNVTPQISWKWAFRFQWIIQK from the coding sequence ATGGATTTTTTTATCAGCACAAAAAATAGAACAGATAAAGAAGAAATGATGGATGATTTCTCTATTGGTGGCGATTTGTTACGTGATACTTTAGATAAGTTAGAATATATAAACCGGTGGTTAGGTGGTAATTTGGTAACCGTAAATTCATTAAAAAAGATATTAAGAAACCACCCCAAAGAACAAGAAATAAGCATTGTAGATATTGGTTGTGGTCATGGAGATATTTTACGAGATGTTGCCAAATACGGAAGAAAAAACGGATATAAAATGAAGTTGATTGGCGTAGATGCAAATACAACGGCTATTGAATATGCAAATGAATTATCTAAAAATTACCCAGAATTAACATTCAAAACCGAGGATATATTCTCTGATGATTTTAAAAATAGAAAAATTGATGTGGTTATGGCAACCTTATTCTTCCACCATTTTAAAGAAGATCAATTAGTTTCTTTTTTAAAAGATACCTTAAAACAGGTGAAAATAGGTATTGTTGTAAATGATTTACATAGGCACAAATTAGCCTACTACTTATTTATGTTATTATCTATTTTTATCAAAAACAAAATGATTATTAATGATGGATTAATTTCTGTTTTAAGAGGATTTAAAAGAATAGATTTAATTAAAATCTCTCAAAAATTAAATGTAACACCACAAATTTCATGGAAATGGGCATTTCGTTTTCAATGGATAATTCAGAAATAA
- a CDS encoding NAD(P)/FAD-dependent oxidoreductase, with the protein MNKEFDAIIIGGGLAGLCNGIHLSKFDKKVLLIEKNEYPKHKVCGEYISNEVLPYLKFLEINPFDFGAVKIKNFKLSTIKNKLISARLPLGGFGISRYNLDFILSEKAKENGVVILQDSVVDINFIEGVFHIKTKENKRYSSEITIGAFGKRSLLDIKMKRDFIQKKAPYLGVKIHVKGNFQEDLVALHNFKGGYCGVSKVENNVINLCYITNFSSFKKYKNIDDFQEQVVFKNEYLKEIFNNSETLFDKPLTISQVSFETKKPVENHIIMCGDSAGMIHPLCGNGMSMAIQSAQIASKLILNYLNGTIETRKELEKEYIIEWNKRFSFRLKIGHFIAMLFRNDKIAAVLLQFLKKLPFLLPIIIKLTHGKPMKI; encoded by the coding sequence ATGAATAAAGAATTTGATGCAATTATTATTGGCGGAGGTTTAGCAGGTTTGTGTAACGGAATTCATTTATCTAAATTTGATAAGAAAGTTTTATTGATTGAAAAAAATGAATACCCAAAACATAAAGTTTGTGGAGAATATATTTCGAATGAAGTATTACCTTATTTAAAGTTTTTAGAAATAAATCCGTTTGATTTTGGTGCTGTAAAAATTAAAAATTTTAAACTATCAACAATTAAAAATAAGCTAATTTCAGCAAGACTACCTTTAGGTGGATTTGGAATTTCACGATATAATTTAGATTTTATTTTATCAGAAAAAGCGAAAGAAAATGGTGTTGTAATTTTACAAGATTCAGTTGTAGATATAAATTTTATTGAAGGTGTTTTTCATATAAAAACGAAAGAAAATAAAAGGTATAGTTCTGAAATTACAATAGGTGCTTTCGGAAAACGTTCTTTATTAGATATAAAAATGAAACGTGATTTTATTCAAAAAAAAGCACCTTATTTAGGAGTTAAAATTCATGTGAAAGGAAATTTCCAAGAAGATTTAGTTGCGCTGCATAATTTTAAAGGTGGTTATTGTGGTGTTTCTAAAGTTGAAAATAATGTAATTAATTTGTGTTATATCACGAATTTTTCATCCTTTAAAAAGTATAAAAATATTGATGATTTTCAAGAACAGGTAGTTTTTAAAAATGAATATTTGAAAGAGATATTTAATAACTCTGAGACTCTTTTCGATAAACCTTTAACTATTAGCCAAGTTTCATTTGAAACTAAAAAACCTGTAGAAAACCATATAATTATGTGTGGTGATTCTGCGGGAATGATTCATCCACTTTGTGGAAACGGAATGAGTATGGCAATTCAGTCTGCACAAATAGCGTCTAAATTGATTTTAAACTACTTAAATGGTACAATTGAAACGAGAAAAGAACTCGAAAAGGAATATATTATAGAGTGGAATAAAAGATTTAGCTTTCGTTTAAAAATTGGGCATTTCATTGCAATGCTATTTCGGAATGATAAAATTGCAGCAGTTTTACTTCAATTTTTAAAGAAACTACCTTTTTTATTGCCAATAATCATCAAACTAACCCATGGTAAACCAATGAAAATATAA
- a CDS encoding type III polyketide synthase produces MAVKITAVAKQLPKYYRETKDIIPFVKLWMKDQDTRFQRKVIKLFEGAAVDKRYSIMDPEEVFIATSFEEKNDIYTREVVQLAEKSLKKSLEKANLKATDIDYIITVSCTGIMIPSIDAYLINSLQMKQDIVRLPVTEMGCAAGVSGIIYAKNFLKANPNKRAAVVAVEAPTATFQLNDYSMTNIVSAAIFGDGASTVILSSYEEDKGPKIIDEAMYHFYDATSMMGFKLVNTGLQMILDKEVPQKISDHFPGIVHPFLERNNLTIEDVNHLIFHPGGKKIVQTVENLFGDLGKNIDDTKEVLRLYGNMSSATVLYVLERFMDRNPAKGERGLMLSFGPGFSAQRILLEW; encoded by the coding sequence ATGGCAGTAAAAATAACAGCAGTTGCAAAACAACTTCCAAAATATTATAGAGAAACAAAAGATATTATTCCGTTTGTAAAATTATGGATGAAAGATCAAGATACTCGTTTTCAGAGAAAAGTAATTAAACTTTTTGAAGGAGCTGCAGTAGATAAACGTTATTCAATTATGGATCCTGAAGAAGTTTTTATAGCAACTTCTTTTGAAGAAAAGAATGATATTTATACAAGAGAAGTTGTACAGTTAGCAGAAAAATCACTTAAAAAATCTTTAGAAAAAGCAAATTTAAAAGCAACAGATATTGATTATATAATTACGGTAAGTTGTACAGGGATTATGATTCCTTCAATAGATGCTTATTTAATTAATTCGTTGCAAATGAAGCAAGATATTGTTCGTTTACCTGTTACAGAAATGGGATGTGCAGCAGGAGTCTCTGGAATTATTTATGCAAAAAACTTCTTAAAAGCGAACCCAAATAAAAGAGCGGCTGTAGTTGCTGTTGAAGCACCAACAGCAACATTTCAATTAAACGATTATTCGATGACGAATATTGTAAGCGCTGCTATTTTTGGAGATGGAGCATCTACAGTTATTTTATCTTCTTACGAAGAAGATAAAGGACCAAAAATTATAGACGAAGCAATGTATCATTTTTACGATGCTACAAGTATGATGGGGTTTAAATTAGTCAATACTGGTTTACAAATGATTCTAGACAAGGAGGTTCCTCAAAAAATTTCAGATCATTTTCCTGGAATAGTCCATCCTTTTTTAGAAAGAAATAACTTAACAATTGAAGATGTAAACCACTTAATATTTCATCCCGGAGGTAAAAAAATCGTACAAACAGTTGAGAATTTGTTTGGGGATTTAGGGAAAAACATAGATGATACAAAAGAAGTTTTACGCTTGTATGGTAATATGTCTAGCGCAACAGTTCTATATGTTTTAGAGCGATTTATGGATAGAAACCCCGCAAAAGGAGAAAGAGGTTTAATGTTAAGCTTTGGGCCAGGTTTTTCTGCACAACGTATTTTATTAGAGTGGTAA
- a CDS encoding FAD-binding oxidoreductase: MNYSYWELKEWFTDVDFTIVGSGIVGLNCALALKKAHPKAKIVILEKGVLPQGASTKNAGFACFGSLSELIDDLKTHTEEEVYNLVEKRWKGLQLLRKIVGDKNINYQQNKGYELFQDSVFYEECLSQKEDVNKLLKPLFKEDVFKVDANFFKFKKIHQSYITNQFEGQIDTGKMAANLLELTQSLGIKIINNILVDSYLESNEKVVIKTNKIEFSTKKLCIATNGFANELLNENVQPARAQVLITKPIKNLQIKGTFHLDKGYYYFRNIDNRILFGGGRNLDFKTEETSEFGETALVQNKLEEILKNTILPNTDFEIDHRWSGIMGVGSQKKAIVKQLSNNVFCGVRLGGMGVAIGSLVGKELAELII; the protein is encoded by the coding sequence TTGAATTACAGTTATTGGGAGTTAAAAGAATGGTTTACTGATGTTGATTTTACAATTGTTGGTAGCGGAATTGTAGGTTTAAATTGTGCTTTAGCATTAAAAAAAGCACATCCAAAGGCTAAAATAGTAATTTTAGAAAAAGGAGTGTTACCACAAGGTGCGAGTACTAAAAATGCTGGATTTGCATGTTTTGGTAGTCTATCTGAATTGATTGATGATTTAAAAACACACACCGAAGAGGAAGTTTATAACTTAGTAGAAAAGCGATGGAAAGGTTTACAATTACTAAGAAAAATAGTAGGAGATAAAAATATTAATTATCAACAAAATAAAGGATATGAATTATTTCAAGATTCAGTTTTTTATGAAGAGTGTTTGTCTCAAAAAGAAGATGTTAATAAACTTTTAAAACCTTTATTTAAAGAAGATGTTTTTAAAGTTGATGCTAATTTTTTTAAATTTAAAAAGATACACCAAAGTTATATTACAAATCAGTTTGAAGGTCAGATTGATACAGGTAAAATGGCAGCAAATTTACTGGAATTAACGCAATCTTTAGGAATAAAAATCATTAATAATATCTTAGTAGATAGTTATTTAGAAAGCAATGAAAAGGTTGTAATTAAAACAAATAAAATAGAATTTTCAACCAAAAAATTATGCATTGCAACAAATGGATTTGCAAACGAATTACTTAATGAAAATGTACAGCCAGCAAGAGCTCAAGTATTGATTACAAAGCCGATTAAAAACTTACAGATAAAAGGTACTTTCCATTTAGATAAAGGATATTATTATTTTAGAAATATTGATAATAGAATTTTATTTGGAGGTGGTAGAAATTTAGATTTTAAAACCGAGGAGACATCAGAGTTTGGGGAAACAGCCTTAGTTCAAAATAAATTAGAAGAAATTTTAAAAAACACAATTTTACCTAATACTGATTTTGAAATTGATCATAGATGGAGTGGTATTATGGGAGTTGGAAGCCAGAAAAAAGCAATTGTAAAACAATTATCAAATAATGTGTTTTGTGGTGTTCGTTTAGGCGGTATGGGGGTTGCAATAGGTAGTTTGGTAGGTAAAGAATTAGCAGAATTAATAATTTAG
- a CDS encoding radical SAM protein, with product MAINTLLITPPFTQLNTAYPATAYIKGFLDSKNVKATQMDLSIELFTAVFTKEFINAIFKQAEMLGNSDFPLVYKQKEEYINKVDSVMNYLRVQEVTAAYQMVHKDYLPHGHRRIKLNKDLTTEFGKLGILDKAKHIATLFVEELGDFINANVDEFFSFTRYAEQLGRSASSFDTIDEFLQYETTLIEDEMLYLLDEKLQQDTYDLICFTVPFPGNLFSALRCAQFIKKQYPGIKTAMGGGYCNTELRRLSDPRIFEFVDFITLDDGEGPLLKITEFLSGKVNEDSLERTFICKNNKVVYADKIPNTIFHHKNLPAPSYLGLPTNKYLSFLDVMNPMHRMWSDGKWNKLTISHGCYWKQCSFCDVTLDYIGNYQNTTADDLVNKIEKIISETGITGFHFVDEAAPPKMLRALANKLLERKVYITWWTNIRFEKTFTPELCSLLSKSGCIAVTGGLEVASDRLLVKMKKGVDIGQVARVTKAFSDENIMVHAYLMFGFPTETAQETIDSLEVVRQLFQNNCIQSAFWHMFACTSHSPVGKNPDEFEINITGPEFKGFAENDLYHEDPTGAEHHLYSEGLNTALNNYLNYKGFEIPLHKYFDFKIPKTTQQINLIEQFLTV from the coding sequence ATGGCTATAAACACGCTTTTAATAACACCTCCTTTTACTCAATTAAATACAGCATATCCTGCAACTGCATATATTAAAGGTTTTTTAGATTCTAAAAATGTAAAAGCAACGCAGATGGATTTAAGTATCGAGTTGTTTACCGCAGTGTTTACCAAAGAATTTATAAATGCTATTTTTAAACAAGCTGAAATGCTTGGTAATAGTGATTTTCCATTGGTTTATAAACAAAAGGAAGAATATATAAATAAAGTAGATTCTGTAATGAACTATTTACGTGTGCAAGAAGTTACTGCTGCGTATCAGATGGTACATAAAGATTATTTACCGCACGGTCATAGGCGTATTAAACTAAATAAAGATTTAACTACCGAATTCGGAAAATTAGGAATTTTAGACAAAGCCAAACATATTGCTACACTGTTTGTAGAAGAATTAGGTGATTTTATAAATGCCAATGTTGATGAGTTTTTTTCTTTTACACGCTATGCAGAACAATTAGGAAGATCAGCTTCTAGTTTCGATACTATTGATGAGTTTTTGCAATATGAAACTACCTTAATAGAAGATGAAATGTTGTATTTGTTAGATGAAAAATTACAACAAGACACGTACGATTTAATTTGTTTTACAGTTCCTTTTCCTGGTAATTTATTTTCAGCCTTACGATGTGCTCAGTTTATAAAAAAACAATATCCTGGTATAAAAACAGCTATGGGTGGTGGTTATTGTAATACGGAGTTAAGACGTTTATCTGATCCTCGAATTTTCGAATTTGTAGATTTTATTACCTTAGATGATGGTGAAGGACCTTTATTAAAAATTACTGAATTTTTAAGCGGTAAAGTAAACGAAGATTCTTTAGAAAGAACTTTCATTTGTAAAAATAACAAGGTCGTTTATGCTGATAAAATACCAAACACCATATTTCATCATAAAAACTTGCCTGCTCCTAGTTATCTAGGACTTCCAACAAATAAATATTTATCTTTTTTAGATGTAATGAACCCGATGCACAGAATGTGGTCTGATGGTAAATGGAATAAACTAACCATTTCTCATGGATGCTATTGGAAACAGTGTTCTTTTTGTGATGTTACTTTAGATTATATAGGAAACTATCAAAATACAACAGCAGATGATTTAGTTAATAAAATTGAAAAAATAATATCAGAAACTGGTATTACGGGTTTTCATTTTGTTGATGAAGCTGCACCACCTAAAATGCTAAGAGCTTTAGCTAATAAGTTACTAGAAAGAAAGGTTTATATTACTTGGTGGACTAACATTCGATTCGAAAAAACATTTACGCCTGAACTTTGTTCTTTGTTATCAAAATCGGGTTGTATTGCTGTTACTGGTGGTTTAGAAGTTGCTTCAGATAGGTTATTAGTTAAAATGAAAAAAGGTGTAGATATTGGTCAAGTTGCTAGAGTTACGAAAGCTTTTTCTGATGAAAACATTATGGTACATGCCTATTTAATGTTTGGTTTTCCTACTGAAACAGCGCAAGAAACAATTGATTCTTTAGAAGTTGTTCGTCAGTTATTTCAAAACAATTGTATTCAATCTGCTTTTTGGCATATGTTTGCCTGTACTAGTCATAGCCCCGTTGGTAAAAACCCTGATGAATTTGAAATTAACATTACAGGGCCAGAATTTAAAGGTTTTGCTGAAAATGATTTGTATCACGAAGATCCCACAGGAGCTGAACATCATTTATATAGCGAAGGGTTAAATACCGCTTTAAACAATTACTTAAATTATAAAGGTTTTGAAATACCTTTACATAAATACTTCGATTTTAAAATACCAAAAACTACCCAACAAATTAATTTAATAGAACAGTTTTTAACCGTATAA
- a CDS encoding 3-hydroxyacyl-ACP dehydratase FabZ family protein: protein MNYTEIIKHLPYKTPFLFVDELTEISEKGVKGSYKFKEKEFFYEGHFKENPITPGVILTEAMAQIGVVCLGIYLLKNEISSEKKPQIALTSNKIDFYLPVLPNEKVMVISETLYFRFNKLKCAVKMMNEKNELVCRGTISGMVIVK, encoded by the coding sequence ATGAATTATACAGAAATCATAAAACATCTTCCATATAAAACACCTTTCTTGTTTGTTGATGAGCTTACCGAAATTTCAGAAAAAGGAGTTAAAGGAAGTTATAAATTCAAAGAAAAGGAATTTTTTTATGAAGGCCATTTTAAAGAAAACCCGATTACGCCAGGAGTTATTTTAACAGAAGCAATGGCACAAATTGGTGTTGTTTGCTTGGGGATTTATTTACTGAAAAATGAAATTTCATCAGAAAAAAAACCACAAATAGCATTAACGTCAAATAAAATTGATTTTTATTTACCTGTTTTACCAAACGAAAAAGTTATGGTAATTTCAGAGACATTATATTTTAGGTTTAATAAATTAAAATGTGCTGTAAAAATGATGAATGAGAAAAATGAATTGGTTTGTAGAGGAACAATCTCTGGAATGGTAATAGTAAAATAA